One part of the Oncorhynchus kisutch isolate 150728-3 linkage group LG22, Okis_V2, whole genome shotgun sequence genome encodes these proteins:
- the LOC109867802 gene encoding leucine-rich repeat-containing protein 4C has translation MLNKMTSSWQQQTMRGPRWNRVLSDPLFVLLLALQLLAVAGLVRAQTCPSVCSCSNQFSKVICTRRGLRDVPDGISTNTRYLNLQENLIQVIKVDSFKHLRHLEILQLSKNHIRNIEIGAFNGLASLNTLELFDNRLTTIPNGAFEYLSKLKELWLRNNPIESIPSYAFNRVPSLRRLDLGELKRLSYISEGAFEGLSNLRYLNLGMCNLKEIPNLIPLVKLDELEMSGNQLTVIRPGSFKGLIHLQKLWMMHAQIQTIERNSFDDLQSLVELNLAHNNLTLLPHDLFTPLHHLERVHLHHNPWNCNCDILWLSWWLKEMVPANTSCCARCSSPASHKGRYIGELDQNYFHCYAPVIVEPPADLNVTEGMAAELKCRASSLTSVSWITPNGSIMTHGAYKIRISVLNDGTLNFTNVTMQDTGTYTCMVSNSAGNTTASATLNVSSTENVLSYFTTVTVETIEPVHDEGRTTVGHNVGPTPSAGSWETVSSTSTTTTTARTPLSTRVTEKTFTIPVTDLNGGSMTGLDEVMKTTKIIIGCFVAITLMAAVMLIIFYKMRKQHHQQNHHAPQRTIEIINVDEDCVTGGPAMEGHLTLPPLEHEHLNHYNTYKTAYNHVSTINSIHSSAHEPLLIRASSKDNVQETQI, from the coding sequence ATGTTGAACAAAATGACCTCTTCTTGGCAGCAGCAGACCATGAGAGGTCCTAGGTGGAACCGGGTCCTGTCCGACCCTTTGTTTGTGCTGCTTCTGGCTCTCCAGCTCCTGGCGGTGGCGGGCCTGGTGCGCGCGCAGACCTGCCCATCCGTCTGCTCCTGCAGCAACCAGTTCAGCAAGGTGATCTGCACCCGGCGGGGACTACGTGATGTCCCAGATGGCATCTCCACCAACACACGATATCTGAACCTTCAGGAGAACCTCATCCAGGTGATCAAGGTGGACAGCTTCAAGCACCTGCGGCACCTGGAGATCCTCCAGCTCAGCAAGAACCACATCCGCAACATTGAGATTGGGGCTTTCAACGGCCTGGCTAGTCTCAACACCCTGGAGCTGTTCGACAACCGCCTCACCACCATCCCCAACGGGGCCTTTGAGTACCTCTCCAAACTCAAGGAGCTGTGGCTGAGGAACAACCCAATCGAGAGCATTCCCTCGTATGCGTTCAACAGGGTGCCCTCACTACGGAGGCTGGACTTAGGGGAACTGAAACGCCTCTCGTATATCTCAGAGGGAGCTTTCGAGGGACTCAGCAACCTGCGCTACTTGAACCTGGGCATGTGCAATCTCAAGGAGATTCCCAACCTCATACCCCTGGTCAAGCTGGACGAGCTAGAGATGTCAGGGAACCAGCTGACGGTCATCAGACCCGGCTCCTTCAAAGGGCTGATCCACCTGCAGAAGCTGTGGATGATGCACGCCCAGATCCAGACCATTGAGAGGAACTCCTTTGATGACCTGCAGTCGCTTGTGGAGCTCAACCTGGCCCACAACAACCTCACTCTGCTGCCCCATGATCTCTTCACCCCCCTGCACCACCTGGAGAGAGTCCACCTCCACCACAACCCCTGGAACTGCAACTGTGACATCCTGTGGCTCAGCTGGTGGCTCAAAGAGATGGTGCCGGCCAACACCAGCTGCTGCGCCCGCTGCAGTTCCCCAGCAAGCCACAAGGGGCGCTACATCGGTGAGCTGGATCAGAACTATTTCCATTGTTATGCACCGGTTATTGTAGAGCCTCCGGCTGACCTGAACGTGACAGAGGGCATGGCAGCGGAGCTGAAGTGCagggccagttctctgacctcagTCAGTTGGATTACGCCCAATGGCTCCATCATGACCCACGGTGCATACAAGATCCGCATTTCCGTGCTAAACGATGGCACTCTCAACTTCACCAACGTCACCATGCAGGACACGGGCACCTACACCTGCATGGTGAGCAACTCAGCTGGCAATACCACAGCATCTGCCACGCTCAACGTGTCATCCACAGAGAACGTCCTCAGCTACTTTACCACAGTGACAGTGGAGACCATAGAGCCCGTGCATGACGAGGGGCGCACCACAGTTGGGCATAATGTGGGCCCTACCCCCTCTGCCGGCTCCTGGGAGACCGTCTCatccacctctaccaccaccaccacggccCGGACACCCCTCTCGACCCGGGTCACAGAGAAGACCTTTACCATCCCCGTCACAGACCTGAACGGTGGCTCAATGACCGGCCTGGACGAGGTGATGAAGACCACCAAGATCATCATAGGCTGCTTTGTGGCCATCACCCTCATGGCCGCTGTCATGCTCATCATCTTCTACAAGATGAGAAAGCAGCACCACCAGCAGAATCACCATGCACCCCAGCGCACCATCGAGATCATCAACGTGGACGAGGACTGTGTGACGGGTGGGCCGGCCATGGAGGGCCACCTGACTCTTCCCCCGCTCGAGCATGAGCACCTCAACCATTACAACACCTATAAGACTGCGTACAACCACGTCTCCACCATCAACTCCATACACAGCTCGGCGCACGAACCTTTGTTAATCCGGGCCAGCTCGAAAGACAATGTACAAGAGACCCAGATCTAA